Part of the Aquimarina sp. MAR_2010_214 genome is shown below.
CATAGAATTCGAATTCGAAAGTGGAATTACTGTCGCAGGAAATAATATTACAGGCATAAGAAACATTAAAGGTGAATTAATTTTAATTCAGTTTAGTGAATGTACCATCAAATATAAAGATGAATATCTTTTTAAACCAGAATGGGGCACTTTTGATCTGGCTGTTGGAAAAGAAATAGTTTCAGCTTTCTCTGGCCCTGCAGATGATAACTCATTTGATTTAGTAACCCATAATCCTTCATCGGTTACTGCACAACGAACATATTCTGAGAAGGAAAAAGACCTACATTCATTATACTCGTCTGTTAAAAACAGTAGAGAAGGCAAAAATGCTATGTTTTCACTAGAAGCCGTATTTGAAATTTTAGAGAAAGAACATCCTAATGATTGGTTACTTGCATTAGAGATTTATGAATTAGTTCATGACAGAGATTCCAAATTTGCTTCGCAAGTTTTAAAACACCTCAAAAACATACAATCCAAAAGACCTAATATTCAACATTTAATAAACAGCGGTCTGGAAATAATCGCAAAAGATTTTATTATTATCTAAAAATGTAATTTTACACTACTTGTATCTCATCAGGAAAAATCCATAAATGGATATTCTTGATAAAGCTGATATTTTTTTGATTCTAGTTTTTCCAAAAACTCTAAGTATTGTTTACTTTTTGGATTAAACGGCCTATGCTTCATTCCTTTTTTGATTTCTTCAACTCGGATCATTGTTTGGGCAGTCTTTTCAGAAATCCAAACTTTAGAAAAACGTTCCCAAATATAGTGTATTGCCACACTACTCGGATGAATCATATCGATATCATAAAATCGATAATCTCTAAGTTCATCCATCATAATTTCATAAGAAGGAAAATAGCTTAGATTTTTATTACCACTAACAACTTGATGTACCGATGTAATTAAATGAGATTTACTTCTATTGTTTTCTACAAACCCATCTTTACTATGCCGTACAGGAGAAACAGTAAATACAATTTCTGCTGATGGATTAACACCTTTAATGAGATGTATACAATTCTGAAGACATTGATTGATCTCCTCTACAGACAATAATTCTTTTTCAAACTCTCTTTGCGGAATTTTATGGCAATTTGCTACTACCATATCCAAAGATTTTAATCTATATACCCATGCGGTTCCTAGAGTGATAAAAACATGAGTCGCAGATTTAATATTCTCTCTTGTAGCTGTTAATGCAGTATTTAGATTAGACAGCACTACATTTTGATCAGCATTACTTAAAGAAGAATGTGCATCAAAACAATGCCACTGTTCATTGACATAAAACAAATCAGTATCCGTATATTTTTCTTCCTGAGTAGCCATCCACAAAAATGTTTCTATTGCCTTAGGGTGAAATAATATCCCAAATGGATTGACCTTATTCTTAAACTTAAAGTATTCGAATTTTTCTCCTATGTTTTCTGCAAAACATGAACCTAACAGTAAAAGTTCTGAATTATAATCAACTTTTGGCTCTTGAGACTGTAGTGTTATTTTGGTTTGTAGGTTCATAAGCCTCCTTACTCAAACCTCTTCCATAAAGGAAGAGGAAGGATTTTATAGTTTAAGATTATTTCAAATATTGTTTTGCATTTTCTAATGCCTCTTCTATGCCCTCAGGGTTCTTTCCTCCTGCTGTAGCAAAAAATGGTTGTCCGCCACCACCGCCTTGAATGTAC
Proteins encoded:
- a CDS encoding GSCFA domain-containing protein is translated as MNLQTKITLQSQEPKVDYNSELLLLGSCFAENIGEKFEYFKFKNKVNPFGILFHPKAIETFLWMATQEEKYTDTDLFYVNEQWHCFDAHSSLSNADQNVVLSNLNTALTATRENIKSATHVFITLGTAWVYRLKSLDMVVANCHKIPQREFEKELLSVEEINQCLQNCIHLIKGVNPSAEIVFTVSPVRHSKDGFVENNRSKSHLITSVHQVVSGNKNLSYFPSYEIMMDELRDYRFYDIDMIHPSSVAIHYIWERFSKVWISEKTAQTMIRVEEIKKGMKHRPFNPKSKQYLEFLEKLESKKYQLYQEYPFMDFS